One window of the SAR202 cluster bacterium genome contains the following:
- a CDS encoding response regulator transcription factor, which yields MATILLVDDEKSVLDMLSACCEEAGHQPLPALSALEALRLLFKYQPGLVITDIRMPGMTGFDLVKRIREVTDIPVILLSAMGGEDEKVIGLKLGADDYLVKPIGIKELSARIEAALRRAKTPVTAPRESTRTAPFQSTWTGKKPISRIRSLTSRQKS from the coding sequence ATGGCGACTATTTTACTGGTGGATGACGAAAAGTCGGTGCTGGACATGCTTAGCGCATGTTGCGAGGAGGCTGGCCACCAGCCCCTCCCCGCCTTAAGCGCCCTGGAAGCCCTGCGGCTCCTTTTCAAGTACCAGCCCGGTCTGGTTATTACCGATATCCGAATGCCCGGCATGACGGGTTTCGACCTGGTGAAACGCATCCGCGAGGTCACTGATATACCTGTCATCCTTCTTAGCGCCATGGGCGGCGAAGATGAGAAGGTCATAGGTCTGAAGCTGGGCGCGGACGACTATTTGGTAAAACCTATCGGCATCAAGGAGCTGTCCGCGCGAATTGAGGCGGCCCTCCGGCGCGCTAAAACCCCCGTCACAGCGCCCAGGGAGTCTACTCGGACGGCACCATTTCAATCAACCTGGACCGGCAAGAAGCCTA
- a CDS encoding rhodanese-like domain-containing protein translates to MSKRHETPFAELTTHADVDPTTPLCYLSAIHKRIGGPMSESIGKKLIESAQNAVPSISTDEVQKKLQRREKIVVLDVREPDEWANGHIKEATLLARGRIEGRIEEMIPDKNTLIVTH, encoded by the coding sequence ATGTCCAAAAGGCATGAAACGCCCTTTGCGGAACTTACCACTCATGCAGATGTTGACCCGACGACGCCTTTGTGCTATCTCTCTGCTATACACAAGCGCATCGGAGGCCCTATGTCGGAAAGCATTGGAAAGAAACTAATAGAATCTGCTCAGAACGCCGTGCCCTCTATCTCCACGGACGAGGTCCAAAAGAAGTTGCAGCGCCGGGAAAAGATCGTCGTTCTGGATGTCAGAGAACCGGACGAATGGGCCAACGGCCACATAAAGGAGGCCACTCTCCTTGCCCGTGGGCGCATCGAGGGCAGGATTGAGGAGATGATCCCAGACAAGAACACTCTCATAGTCACCCATTGA
- a CDS encoding universal stress protein — protein sequence MYSHIVVPVDGSNLSESALPWAYALAKAFESRIILVEALAPGEATAGHWKETEAKTRGAMAEARRKEQAYLTMLEQRLHGVQTAHSLKSGRPERVIVAEAKRHGDSTLIAMSTHGRTGIGRWLVGSVTTKVIHGAPSSMLIVRPEQQDNHKQLEARLRHVILPLDGSPLSEAATPTALELAVKLNLPITLVRVVPTAQFTAAGGWAGTYAGGYAQVLEAVESETKEYLAAKVSDLKGRGISQVDSKMFLGDPAGHIVDLGRESEGNLIVMSSRGRTGLGRAVLGSVADRVVSSSGAPVLLVKT from the coding sequence GTGTATTCCCACATCGTCGTGCCCGTGGATGGTTCCAATCTCTCGGAAAGCGCCCTGCCCTGGGCGTACGCCTTAGCCAAAGCCTTCGAAAGCAGAATTATCCTAGTAGAGGCCCTTGCCCCCGGCGAAGCCACCGCCGGCCACTGGAAGGAGACTGAAGCTAAGACACGCGGGGCCATGGCAGAGGCGCGCCGTAAGGAGCAAGCCTACCTTACTATGTTGGAGCAGCGTCTCCACGGCGTTCAGACCGCCCATTCCCTCAAATCAGGCCGTCCCGAAAGAGTCATTGTGGCCGAAGCCAAACGCCACGGCGATTCCACCCTCATCGCCATGTCAACCCATGGGCGCACCGGTATTGGCCGATGGCTCGTAGGCAGCGTCACCACAAAAGTTATCCACGGCGCGCCTTCCTCTATGCTGATCGTACGGCCTGAGCAACAGGACAATCACAAGCAGTTGGAAGCCAGGTTAAGGCATGTCATCCTGCCGCTGGACGGCTCCCCCCTGTCCGAGGCCGCCACACCCACCGCCTTAGAACTGGCAGTTAAGCTCAATTTGCCCATAACTCTAGTACGCGTAGTGCCCACAGCCCAATTTACCGCCGCTGGCGGCTGGGCCGGCACTTACGCCGGGGGCTATGCGCAAGTCCTGGAAGCTGTCGAGTCGGAAACCAAAGAATACCTGGCTGCCAAAGTATCGGACCTGAAAGGCCGTGGAATCTCACAGGTGGATTCCAAGATGTTCTTGGGCGACCCGGCCGGCCACATAGTGGACCTGGGACGAGAGAGTGAGGGCAATCTTATCGTTATGTCTAGCAGAGGCCGCACAGGCCTGGGCCGCGCGGTCCTCGGCAGCGTCGCTGATAGGGTGGTCTCCAGCTCCGGAGCGCCCGTCCTCCTCGTCAAAACCTAG